One genomic segment of Rhizorhabdus phycosphaerae includes these proteins:
- the wecB gene encoding non-hydrolyzing UDP-N-acetylglucosamine 2-epimerase — protein MTEPKIVHLIAAARPNFMKVAPLWHALKATSDFRPVIVHTGQHYDAAMSDDIFADLGLPAPDHHLGIGSGSHAEQTGRVMIAYEKLAIEERPDWLVVVGDVNSTAAASMAAAKLRIPIVHLEAGLRSRDRDMPEELNRLVTDVLADVLWTPSPDADQNLRDEGIPESRITRVGNIMMDSYELVRPAILAADYPGELGFAAGSYGVVTLHRPSNVDVPEQLDRLVDALIAVQAHLPLIFPVHPRTRQRLGEAGVAKLEAAGLTLVGPAAYVRFMSLVAGAAAVITDSGGIQEETTYLGIPCLTLRENTERPITISEGTAQLVNAETLLERLLAALAQPRQDRKRPDLWDGQTAERCVEDLRRRSV, from the coding sequence ATGACCGAGCCCAAGATCGTCCACCTCATCGCCGCCGCCCGCCCCAATTTCATGAAGGTCGCGCCGCTCTGGCACGCGCTGAAGGCGACCAGCGATTTCAGGCCGGTCATCGTCCACACCGGCCAGCATTATGATGCGGCGATGTCGGACGACATCTTCGCCGATCTGGGCCTGCCGGCGCCCGACCATCATCTCGGCATCGGCTCGGGCAGCCATGCCGAGCAGACCGGGCGGGTGATGATCGCCTACGAGAAGCTTGCGATCGAGGAGCGTCCCGACTGGCTGGTGGTGGTGGGCGACGTCAACTCGACGGCGGCCGCGTCGATGGCGGCGGCGAAGCTGCGCATTCCGATCGTCCATCTGGAGGCGGGCCTGCGCAGCCGCGATCGCGACATGCCCGAGGAGCTCAACCGCCTCGTCACCGACGTGCTCGCCGACGTGCTGTGGACTCCGTCGCCCGACGCCGACCAGAATCTGCGCGACGAGGGCATCCCCGAAAGCCGGATCACGCGCGTGGGCAACATCATGATGGACAGCTATGAGCTGGTCCGCCCCGCCATCCTCGCCGCCGACTATCCCGGCGAGCTCGGCTTCGCGGCGGGCAGCTATGGCGTGGTGACGTTGCACCGGCCCTCGAATGTCGACGTGCCCGAGCAGCTCGACCGGCTGGTCGACGCGCTGATCGCGGTGCAGGCGCATCTACCGCTGATCTTCCCGGTCCACCCGCGCACCCGCCAGCGGCTCGGCGAGGCCGGCGTGGCGAAGCTGGAGGCGGCAGGCCTGACTCTTGTCGGCCCCGCCGCCTATGTCCGCTTCATGAGCCTCGTCGCAGGCGCAGCAGCGGTGATCACCGACAGCGGAGGCATTCAGGAGGAGACGACCTATCTGGGCATTCCCTGCCTGACCCTGCGCGAGAACACTGAGCGCCCGATCACTATCAGCGAGGGCACCGCGCAGCTGGTCAACGCCGAAACCCTGCTAGAACGGCTTCTGGCGGCGCTCGCCCAGCCCCGCCAGGACCGCAAGCGGCCGGATCTGTGGGACGGCCAGACGGCGGAGCGCTGTGTGGAGGATTTGAGGAGGCGGTCGGTTTAG
- a CDS encoding DUF6356 family protein → MKRLFLDHPASVGENYAEHFAHAASFAGLLGLAAVACLLHALVPCMCESTASRLVTRLHDRMVTNRRRRSQITEGSNLSD, encoded by the coding sequence ATGAAAAGGCTGTTTCTGGATCACCCTGCATCGGTCGGAGAAAATTATGCGGAGCATTTCGCCCATGCTGCGAGCTTTGCCGGGCTTCTTGGACTGGCCGCGGTCGCCTGCCTGCTCCACGCCCTTGTGCCGTGCATGTGCGAAAGCACCGCCAGCCGCCTCGTCACCCGGTTGCACGATCGGATGGTGACGAACCGTCGGCGGAGATCGCAGATCACGGAAGGTTCGAATCTTTCCGATTGA
- a CDS encoding Lrp/AsnC family transcriptional regulator, translating to MLDATDRRILTHLQKDATLSLAALAEASGLSQTPCWKRVKRLEREGYIRGRVTLLDPAKIGLKTVVFVGVRANEHSEDWLSLFARSIAEIPEVTEFYRMSGETDYLLKIVCADIDDYDRIYKRIIRAAPLRDVTSSFAMEQIKYSTALPL from the coding sequence ATGCTTGACGCCACCGACAGGCGAATCCTGACCCATCTGCAGAAGGATGCGACCCTGTCGCTGGCGGCGCTGGCCGAGGCGTCGGGGCTGTCCCAAACCCCCTGCTGGAAGCGGGTCAAGCGGCTCGAACGCGAGGGTTATATCCGGGGTCGCGTCACCCTGCTCGATCCGGCGAAGATCGGCCTCAAGACGGTCGTCTTCGTCGGTGTCCGCGCGAACGAGCATAGCGAGGACTGGCTGTCGCTGTTCGCGCGCTCGATCGCGGAAATACCCGAGGTCACCGAGTTCTACCGGATGAGCGGCGAGACCGATTATCTGCTGAAGATCGTCTGTGCCGACATCGACGACTATGACCGTATCTACAAGCGCATCATCCGGGCGGCGCCCTTGCGCGACGTGACGTCGTCCTTTGCGATGGAGCAGATCAAATATTCGACGGCCCTTCCGCTCTGA
- a CDS encoding cation diffusion facilitator family transporter, translating to MTSAHSHHHAGHDHAGHAHDGHGHSHAPKEFGRAFAIGVTLNLGFVVVEGAAGLASGSLALVADAGHNLSDVLGLLMAWAAYALSKRPASARYTYGLRGSSILAALFNAILLLVACGAIALGAIQRLFEPEPIQSGMMMAVAAVGIAINLGTALLFLRGGEDDINIRGAFLHMAADAAVSAGVVVAGFLVARTGALWIDPAISIVIVAVIVAGTWGLFRDSLVMSLAGVPSRIDPAKVSARLATLPGVTAVHHIHIWPTSTTETALTAHLVMPELIEQDDFLLSTARLVRDEFGIGHATFQIERGRCADVDCADGAGGHDSHDHPAHGHVHDHGHHHH from the coding sequence ATGACAAGCGCACATAGCCACCATCACGCGGGCCACGATCATGCGGGCCACGCGCATGACGGTCACGGGCACAGCCACGCGCCAAAGGAGTTCGGCCGCGCCTTCGCCATCGGCGTGACGCTGAACCTCGGCTTCGTGGTAGTCGAGGGCGCCGCCGGGCTGGCCTCGGGCTCGCTCGCGCTCGTCGCCGATGCCGGCCATAATCTGTCGGATGTGCTGGGCCTGTTGATGGCCTGGGCCGCCTATGCGCTGTCCAAGCGCCCCGCCAGCGCGCGCTACACCTATGGCCTGCGCGGCTCCTCGATTCTCGCGGCTCTGTTCAACGCCATCCTCCTTCTGGTCGCTTGCGGCGCGATCGCGCTCGGCGCGATCCAGCGACTCTTCGAGCCGGAGCCGATCCAGAGCGGGATGATGATGGCGGTGGCTGCGGTCGGCATCGCGATCAACCTCGGTACCGCTTTGCTGTTCCTGCGGGGTGGCGAGGACGACATAAACATCCGGGGCGCTTTCCTGCACATGGCCGCCGACGCGGCGGTCTCCGCCGGCGTCGTGGTGGCGGGCTTCCTCGTCGCGCGGACGGGGGCGCTGTGGATCGATCCGGCGATCAGTATCGTCATCGTTGCGGTCATCGTGGCCGGAACCTGGGGGCTGTTCCGCGACTCACTTGTGATGTCGCTGGCGGGCGTGCCGAGCCGGATCGACCCTGCGAAGGTCTCGGCCCGCCTGGCGACGCTGCCCGGCGTGACCGCGGTCCACCACATCCACATCTGGCCCACGAGCACGACCGAGACCGCGCTGACCGCCCATCTGGTGATGCCGGAACTGATCGAGCAGGATGATTTCCTGCTGTCCACCGCGCGGCTGGTGCGCGACGAATTCGGCATCGGCCATGCGACCTTCCAGATCGAGCGCGGCCGCTGCGCCGATGTGGATTGCGCCGACGGGGCGGGCGGGCACGATTCGCACGACCATCCCGCGCATGGCCACGTTCATGATCACGGCCATCATCACCATTGA
- a CDS encoding 1,9-bis(guanidino)-5-aza-nonane synthase, with the protein MNTPSVNDTRKAELLSTQVEHIDITSFDARPIIDAMGKMSFTSRDLARATGIYNQMLEDPDCTIFLVIAGSTSAGGCMDAYAELVRSGMVDAVVATGATIVDMDFFEGLGHKHYQALEVPDDDTLRSLLIDRIYDTYIDEEQLQDCDFTINKIANSLEPRAYSSRAFIREMGKYLVEHGKKENSLVKLAYEHDVPIFCPAFVDSSAGFGLVKHQVDCMKAGRPYMMIDAIADFRELTDIKIKAGTSGLLMIGGGVPKNFIQDTVVCAEILGHEDVEVHKYAVQITVADVRDGACSSSTLQEAASWGKVNTGIEQMVFAEAGSVLPLLASDAYHRGHWKNRAKRAWGKLFD; encoded by the coding sequence ATGAACACACCCTCTGTCAACGACACGCGCAAGGCCGAGCTGCTTTCGACGCAGGTCGAGCATATCGACATCACCAGCTTCGACGCCCGCCCGATCATCGATGCGATGGGCAAGATGAGCTTCACCAGCCGTGATCTCGCGCGCGCGACCGGCATCTACAACCAGATGCTCGAGGATCCCGACTGCACGATCTTCCTGGTGATCGCGGGCTCGACCTCGGCCGGCGGCTGCATGGACGCCTATGCCGAACTGGTCCGCTCGGGCATGGTCGACGCGGTCGTCGCCACCGGTGCCACGATCGTCGACATGGATTTCTTCGAGGGCCTCGGCCACAAACATTATCAGGCGCTCGAAGTGCCCGATGACGACACGCTGCGCTCGCTGCTGATCGATCGCATCTACGACACCTATATCGACGAAGAGCAGCTTCAGGACTGCGACTTCACGATCAACAAGATCGCCAACTCCCTCGAGCCGCGCGCTTATTCGAGCCGGGCCTTCATCCGCGAGATGGGCAAATATCTCGTCGAGCATGGCAAGAAGGAAAACAGCCTCGTCAAGCTAGCCTATGAGCATGATGTGCCGATCTTCTGCCCGGCCTTTGTCGACAGCTCGGCGGGCTTCGGCCTCGTCAAGCACCAGGTCGACTGCATGAAGGCGGGCCGCCCCTATATGATGATCGACGCTATCGCGGATTTCCGCGAGCTGACCGACATCAAGATCAAGGCGGGCACCAGCGGCCTGCTGATGATCGGCGGCGGCGTGCCCAAGAACTTCATCCAGGACACCGTCGTCTGCGCCGAGATTCTCGGTCATGAGGATGTCGAGGTTCACAAATACGCGGTACAGATCACCGTCGCCGACGTGCGCGACGGCGCCTGCTCGTCTTCGACGCTGCAGGAAGCGGCGAGCTGGGGTAAGGTCAACACTGGCATCGAGCAGATGGTGTTCGCCGAGGCCGGCTCGGTCCTGCCGCTGCTGGCGTCCGACGCCTATCATCGCGGCCACTGGAAGAACCGCGCCAAGCGCGCCTGGGGCAAGCTGTTCGACTGA
- a CDS encoding GNAT family N-acetyltransferase: protein MLMRPNESDIPAIVDLVNRAYRGWGEQRSWTVEDFIAEPRADEDEIRQDLADPSVRLLIVRDGATGAPIATVRLQDEGHGLWQLGMLSVDPARQQDGLGQRVMAAAEDAARSAGARRMRLYVVHRRPELLQWYGRRGYGPTGETRPFPGQASGSGSDAGNDLHFVLLEKTL from the coding sequence ATGCTCATGCGCCCGAACGAATCCGACATCCCCGCCATCGTGGACCTGGTCAACCGCGCCTATCGCGGCTGGGGCGAGCAGCGAAGCTGGACGGTCGAGGACTTCATCGCCGAGCCCAGGGCCGATGAGGACGAGATCCGGCAAGACCTGGCGGACCCGTCGGTGCGACTGCTGATTGTGCGGGACGGCGCAACGGGCGCGCCGATCGCCACCGTCCGCCTTCAGGACGAGGGGCACGGCCTTTGGCAGCTGGGGATGCTGAGCGTCGACCCGGCCCGGCAGCAGGACGGTCTCGGCCAGCGCGTCATGGCCGCCGCCGAAGATGCCGCCCGTAGCGCAGGAGCACGGCGGATGCGTCTCTACGTCGTCCATCGGCGCCCCGAACTGCTGCAATGGTATGGACGGCGCGGTTATGGTCCGACCGGGGAGACCCGCCCCTTTCCGGGGCAGGCGAGCGGATCAGGTTCCGATGCGGGCAACGATCTTCATTTCGTCCTGCTCGAAAAAACGCTGTAG
- a CDS encoding metalloregulator ArsR/SmtB family transcription factor — protein sequence MQKVFEALGSAPRRKILAYLSEAELNASEIAARFSMSKPAVSQHLSILENAGLIASDKRGQFVFYRLIPDNLFNTLNSYVQEVCPVSRPLKRESAELAARGSAGETESD from the coding sequence ATGCAGAAGGTCTTCGAAGCACTGGGTTCGGCACCGAGACGGAAAATTCTCGCCTATCTGTCGGAGGCAGAGCTGAATGCGAGCGAGATTGCCGCGCGTTTTTCCATGTCGAAGCCCGCCGTCTCCCAGCACCTCTCCATTCTCGAGAATGCCGGTTTGATCGCCAGCGACAAGCGCGGTCAGTTTGTCTTCTATCGTCTCATACCCGATAATCTGTTCAACACGCTCAATTCCTATGTGCAGGAAGTGTGTCCGGTTTCTCGTCCGTTGAAGCGGGAAAGTGCAGAGCTCGCGGCGCGGGGTAGTGCTGGTGAGACCGAGTCCGATTGA
- a CDS encoding hydrolase: MTITATPTAGKTLLSPTDHSLILIDFQSQMAFATKSIAPELLRNNAALVANAAAGFNVPTILTTVAEKSFSGPMFAEITDAFPGQKLLDRTSMNTWEDAGVIEEVNRIGKERLVFAGLWTSVCIVGPVLSAIDQGFEVYVITDASGDISQEAHERAVERMIQAGARPITSLQYLLELQRDWARSDTYDLTTGIARKWGGAYGLGITYAKAMFDASEGSH; the protein is encoded by the coding sequence ATGACCATCACCGCCACGCCGACCGCCGGAAAGACCCTGCTGTCGCCGACCGACCACAGCCTGATCCTGATCGACTTCCAGTCGCAGATGGCCTTCGCCACCAAGTCGATCGCGCCGGAGCTTCTGCGCAACAACGCCGCGCTGGTCGCCAATGCTGCCGCCGGCTTCAACGTCCCGACCATCCTGACCACGGTGGCAGAAAAGAGCTTCTCCGGCCCGATGTTCGCCGAGATCACCGACGCCTTCCCCGGCCAGAAGCTGCTCGACCGCACCTCGATGAACACGTGGGAAGATGCCGGCGTGATCGAGGAAGTGAACCGCATCGGCAAGGAGCGCCTCGTCTTCGCCGGCCTCTGGACCTCGGTCTGCATCGTCGGCCCGGTCCTCTCCGCGATCGACCAGGGCTTCGAGGTCTATGTGATCACCGATGCGAGCGGCGACATCTCCCAGGAGGCGCATGAGCGCGCCGTCGAGCGGATGATCCAGGCCGGTGCCCGCCCCATCACCTCGCTGCAATATCTGCTCGAACTGCAGCGCGACTGGGCCCGCTCCGACACCTACGACCTCACCACGGGCATCGCCCGCAAATGGGGCGGCGCTTATGGCCTCGGCATCACCTACGCGAAGGCTATGTTCGACGCCTCGGAAGGTTCACACTGA
- a CDS encoding BLUF domain-containing protein: MFQSLIYVSRSLLTMPSQSAEIDQIVAVSTQRNAQLGIRGSLLFTERHFAQLIEGPRDAVEEVMLSIESDCRHEQVTVIERRPIDGYRFVGWSLSYWGDAGYVDAQIGKLLESRAADEVGDLYMLIQRMAQESRKAGSPIGRPSLQP, translated from the coding sequence ATGTTTCAGTCGCTGATTTATGTGAGCCGCAGTCTGCTCACGATGCCCTCGCAATCTGCGGAGATCGACCAGATCGTGGCCGTCTCTACGCAACGCAATGCTCAATTGGGTATCCGCGGGTCCCTGCTGTTCACCGAACGACATTTTGCCCAACTGATCGAAGGGCCGCGCGATGCCGTTGAGGAGGTCATGCTCAGCATCGAAAGCGACTGCCGGCACGAACAGGTGACGGTGATCGAGCGGAGGCCGATCGACGGCTATCGCTTCGTCGGCTGGAGCCTGTCCTACTGGGGCGACGCGGGCTATGTCGACGCCCAGATCGGCAAATTGCTGGAGAGCAGGGCCGCCGACGAGGTAGGCGATCTCTATATGCTGATTCAGCGCATGGCGCAGGAGAGCCGCAAGGCCGGGTCGCCTATCGGCCGGCCTTCGCTCCAGCCCTGA
- a CDS encoding acyl-CoA desaturase, which yields MLITSLIFGPLFLAWDTFAVFLCSTGATLLLGHSVGFHRRLIHRSFACSLWLERLLIWIGTCVGMSGPFWMVRTHDLRDWAQRQPDCHDYLAHRGGMLRDYVWQLHCRLILTNPPGFDLGVMGKDSFYRLLEQTWMLQQLPIAALLFAAGGWGWVIWGVCVRVATSVTGHWFIGHLAHTRGPQSWAVVDAGVQAHDIPWAAIPTMGEAWHNNHHAYPGSAKIGIHPGQSDLGYAFINLLERVGLAWNVILPQHLDRAEKIRRL from the coding sequence ATGCTGATCACATCGCTGATATTTGGCCCGTTATTTCTCGCCTGGGATACGTTCGCGGTCTTCCTCTGCTCCACGGGCGCCACCCTGCTGCTCGGCCACAGCGTGGGTTTCCATCGGCGGCTGATACATCGCAGCTTTGCCTGTTCGCTATGGCTGGAACGGCTCCTCATATGGATCGGCACCTGTGTGGGAATGAGCGGCCCATTCTGGATGGTGCGGACGCACGATTTAAGGGACTGGGCCCAGCGACAACCGGATTGCCATGACTATCTCGCGCACCGGGGCGGTATGCTGCGCGACTATGTCTGGCAGCTGCATTGCCGGCTAATTCTGACTAATCCGCCGGGGTTCGACCTAGGCGTTATGGGCAAGGATAGCTTCTATCGCCTTCTCGAGCAGACGTGGATGTTGCAACAGCTTCCTATAGCTGCGCTGCTGTTCGCCGCCGGCGGCTGGGGTTGGGTCATCTGGGGCGTATGCGTTCGCGTGGCCACGTCCGTAACGGGTCATTGGTTCATCGGCCATCTCGCCCATACACGGGGCCCGCAAAGCTGGGCCGTGGTCGACGCCGGGGTGCAGGCTCACGATATTCCTTGGGCGGCCATCCCGACCATGGGTGAGGCGTGGCATAACAACCACCATGCCTATCCTGGATCCGCTAAGATCGGCATCCACCCTGGTCAATCCGACTTGGGCTACGCTTTTATCAATTTGCTCGAACGAGTCGGCTTGGCTTGGAACGTCATCCTCCCCCAACATCTCGATCGGGCAGAAAAGATCAGGCGCCTCTAA
- a CDS encoding nuclear transport factor 2 family protein, translated as MTIEDTIHAYYTAYNACDEAALAGLLHPDVVLRSAMGEQRGREAYLATYRYMFGAFVDRMTPEAIRVEGDVAVVAIHDSLTARADIADFMGRPVAQDEEIVLRLEGRYRVVDGRIVAIEIAPAG; from the coding sequence ATGACCATCGAAGACACCATCCATGCTTATTACACCGCCTATAACGCGTGCGACGAGGCGGCGCTCGCCGGCCTTCTCCACCCCGACGTCGTCCTGCGCTCGGCGATGGGGGAGCAGCGGGGGCGGGAGGCGTATCTGGCGACCTATCGCTACATGTTCGGTGCCTTCGTCGATCGGATGACGCCCGAGGCGATCCGGGTCGAGGGGGATGTCGCGGTCGTTGCGATCCACGACAGCCTCACCGCGCGGGCGGATATCGCCGATTTCATGGGGCGCCCGGTTGCGCAGGACGAAGAGATCGTGCTGCGGCTGGAGGGGCGCTATCGGGTCGTGGACGGCCGCATCGTTGCGATCGAGATCGCCCCAGCCGGCTGA
- a CDS encoding cold-shock protein, giving the protein MITGTVKFFNSDKGYGFIAPEDGSGDAFVHISAVERAGMSTLNKEQRVSYELETDRRGKTSAVNLREA; this is encoded by the coding sequence ATGATCACTGGCACCGTAAAATTCTTCAACAGCGACAAGGGCTATGGCTTCATCGCGCCGGAAGACGGCTCGGGCGATGCGTTCGTTCATATCTCTGCCGTCGAGCGCGCCGGCATGTCGACGCTCAACAAGGAGCAGCGCGTCTCCTATGAGCTCGAGACCGATCGCCGCGGCAAGACGTCTGCGGTGAACCTTCGGGAAGCCTGA
- a CDS encoding type III PLP-dependent enzyme, producing the protein MHKHHSALGLASSLKPVQPVTLLRPHAAARAARFFVEKFQGRSMYAVKANPSPDLIQILWENGITQFDVASIAEVRLVAGIAPDAKLCFMHPVKAEEAIAEAYFDYGVRTFSLDSLEELDKIVRATKGATDLTLCVRLRVSSEMSKLSLASKFGVELADAKELLLRTRQVADALGICFHVGSQAMSPSAYVQAMEKVRAAIVSAAVTVDVIDVGGGFPSVYPGMEPPALEAYFNAIHQAFESLPVSYSSELWCEPGRALCAEYASLLVRVERRRGDELYINDGAYGALFDAAHVGWRFPVQLLRDGEPRIRDTGFSFYGPTCDDMDRMAGPFVLPGDVNVGDYIEIGMLGAYGCAMRTGFNGFTAGERVIMTDEPMASLYIDDDTQRETVSHNVITL; encoded by the coding sequence TTGCACAAGCACCATAGCGCGCTGGGGCTAGCTTCGTCCCTTAAGCCGGTTCAGCCGGTAACGCTTCTTCGTCCCCACGCCGCTGCGCGGGCTGCCAGGTTCTTCGTCGAGAAGTTCCAGGGTCGCTCGATGTATGCCGTCAAGGCGAATCCCTCCCCCGATCTGATCCAGATCCTGTGGGAGAACGGCATCACGCAGTTCGACGTGGCGTCGATCGCGGAAGTGCGGCTGGTCGCCGGCATCGCGCCGGACGCCAAGCTCTGCTTCATGCACCCGGTCAAGGCCGAGGAAGCGATCGCCGAAGCCTATTTCGACTATGGCGTCCGCACCTTCTCGCTCGACTCGCTCGAAGAGCTGGACAAGATCGTCCGCGCCACCAAGGGCGCGACCGACCTGACGCTGTGCGTCCGCCTGCGCGTCTCCTCGGAGATGTCGAAGCTCAGCCTCGCGTCGAAGTTCGGTGTCGAGCTGGCCGATGCCAAGGAACTGCTCCTGCGCACCCGCCAGGTCGCCGACGCGCTGGGCATCTGCTTCCACGTCGGCAGCCAGGCGATGAGCCCGTCGGCCTATGTGCAGGCAATGGAGAAGGTCCGTGCGGCGATCGTCTCCGCAGCGGTCACGGTCGACGTGATCGACGTCGGTGGTGGTTTCCCGTCGGTCTATCCCGGCATGGAACCGCCCGCTCTCGAGGCCTATTTCAACGCCATCCACCAGGCATTCGAAAGCCTGCCGGTGTCCTACTCGTCGGAACTGTGGTGTGAGCCGGGCCGTGCGCTGTGCGCTGAATATGCCAGCCTGCTGGTCCGCGTCGAGCGTCGTCGCGGCGACGAGCTCTACATCAACGACGGCGCCTATGGCGCGCTGTTCGATGCCGCGCATGTCGGCTGGCGCTTCCCGGTCCAGCTGCTGCGCGACGGCGAACCGCGCATCCGCGACACCGGGTTCAGCTTCTACGGCCCCACCTGCGACGACATGGATCGCATGGCGGGACCGTTCGTGCTGCCGGGCGACGTCAATGTCGGCGACTATATCGAGATCGGCATGCTCGGCGCCTATGGCTGCGCGATGCGGACCGGCTTCAACGGCTTCACCGCCGGCGAGCGGGTCATCATGACCGACGAACCGATGGCGTCGCTCTACATCGACGACGACACGCAGCGCGAAACGGTTTCGCACAACGTCATCACCCTGTAA